The genomic interval TCGGCTTTAATCTCGTGCGCCTTGTGCACCTCTTTCAAATAGGTGTCACCAGGCCGGACCTCTTCGACCTGGCGCACACCTATTTGTGGGAGGCGGCGACGATTTTGAGCGTCGCTGTCGTCTGGCTCGGCTATGTGGCGTGGTACGGCGCGCCGGATCGCGCCTCGAGAGCCACCGGTCCGAGACTTGCACGTCGAGTACGAGTGTGAAGGCGAGTTTCGTCGGTGAGGATCAACAGAGCATAGAAGAGGAACGATCATGCGGAACGACGACTCCGTCCGTGGTCTGATTGCGGTCGCGGTGAGCGTGGCGCTCGCCGCATCGGCGGTGGCTCCGGGCCTCTCCTGCGCCGGCGCGGCCAGAGAGTCGCCGGCCGAGTCACAGGCCGACGAAGGAACTGGCGCCCAGGAAGCCGAAGGAAAGGCGAGTGCAGCGATGAAGCGAGACGAAGTCTATCGGCGCGCCTTGACCGACTTTGAGCGGCTCGCCAAGGCTCGAGAGCAGCAGCCGGCGGACGTCGAGGCGCTGCTGGCCATCGCTTCGGACCTGCGCGGTGTGATCGACCAGTTGCGTGAGGCGTCCGAGGGCGAATCTCCGGTCCAGACCACTCGCCACGAGACCGGCGCCGGCACCGCGGCTCCCGCCGGCCGGGGCACGCCGTCGGCCGAGCCGACCTCCGCGGAGGACGCCGAGGCGCGGCGGCGTGCGACCGATCAGTTTCTGAGTGTTCCAGTGCCCGAAGCGGGCGCCCACCCGCCGACTCTCGCCCACGTCTCCGACGAGCGTGTCCGCGAGGCCTGCCGCGAGGCCGGAGACGAGCTCGCCTGCCTGGAGACGCACTGGCGTGCCGGTGGCGACGATACCGACGCAGTCCAGGCTTGCATCTCGAGCCTCGAGACGATCCTGCGCGGGATGTCTCGACCGTCCGAACGCCGCTGAACGCCACTGGATCGACGCGCAGTCCGGCTGCGCGGCGGGGAAAGCCGGGAACGATGAGTGACGTGATGCGGTAGGCCGGGAACGACGACGCGAGCTAGCCTGGCCATTCGTAACTGTCCCTCAATGGCAGAGGCGGCGATCCAGGCTCCGGTACTGGATCGCTTCCGCCACATGCGCAGGGCCGATCTGGTCGCCGCCCGAAAGGTCGGCGATGGTGCGGGCGACCTTGAGGATTCTGGTGAGAGCCCGGGCGGAGAGGCCGAGCCTCTCGAAGGCGCTGTCGAGGAGGGTCTGAGCGGAGCTGTCGAGTTGGCAGTGCGCTCGCAGGTTGGCGTTGCCCATGTTGGCGTTGCAGGGGACCGCCAGCGAGCCTTCGAGCCGCCGCTGCTGCCGGCTGCGCGCCTCGAGTACCCGAGCCGCTACGGTCTCGGAGGTCTCGCCGCCGGGGGAGCGCAGGTCCTTCAACTCGACCGCCGGCACCTCGACGTGAAGATCGATGCGGTCGAGAAGGGGACCCGAGACTCGGCGGCGATAGTTCTCGACCTGTAGCGGCGAGCAGTAGCACTCGTTGCGGCGATCGCCGTGATGGCCGCACGGGCAGGGATTCATGGCCGCCAGGAGCGCGAACCGGGCCGGGAAGCTCAGCCGCGCTCGCATTCGGACGACCGTCACCGAGCCGCCCTCGAGCGGCTGGCGCAAGGCCTCCAGCGCGTCGCGCTTGAACTCCGGCAGCTCGTCCAGGAACAGAACTCCGGTGTGCGCGAGACTGACCTCGCCGGGCTTGGGCAGGGAGCCGCCGCCGATCATGGCGGCGGTCGACGTTCCGGTGTGCGGGCTGCGAAACGGGCGCAGCCCGACCAGTCCCGACGGTGGCCGGTCAGACACCATCGACACGATTTTGGTGAGCTCGGTGGCCTCGACGAGGGAGAGCGGCGGAAGCAGGGCGGGAAGACAGCGAGCGAGCATGGTTTTGCCGGCTCCCGGAGGACCGATGAAAAGCAGGTTGTGCCCGCCACCGGCGGCGATCTCAAGGCAGCGCTTGGCGGTCTCCTGCCCCCGCACGTCCGAGAGATCGATTCCACTTTCGGAGGCGCTGCCGCCGTTGCCGGAAAAGCCTCGCGTACCGCGGGTGGCTCGGACGCGCCTGATGCCCAGGAGGTGCTCGAGCGTCTCGGTGAGGGAGTCGACACCGATCACCGGAAGGGCGTCGAGAGCCGCGGCCTCGCCGGCGTTGGCCGTCGGTAGGATCAGCTCGCGAGCTTCTAACTCGCGCCCGAGGTCCGCGATCGCGAGACCGCCGCGAATGGACCGGACGCCACCGTCGAGCCCGAGCTCGCCGCAGAAGAGGCGACCTTCCAGGCTCTCGGGCGGCAGCTGTTCGAGCGCCGTGAGCAGGCTCAGGGCAATCGCGAGGTCCAGGTGATTGCCGGCCTTTCGGATATCGGCCGGCGCCAGGTTGACGACAATCGAGCGCGGCGGCAGCGGGAAACCGCAGTTCTTGATTGCGGCGCGGACTCGCTCCCGGCTCTCGCGAACGGCGGTATCGGGCAGGCCGACGATCTGGATCTGAGGTAGGCCGTTCTGGACGTCGACCTCGACGTCCACGGGGCGAGCCTCGATTCCCCAAGGTGTGGCCGCTGTGGCGCGCGCGAGCATGTCATCGGGGAAGACGCGGATCGTCGCAGGTTTCTGGTGCTGGCTTGCCATAGAATCGGGTCGGGATCGCGAGCCGCGCATTCTGCGCGGGCGAGAAAGGACTTCAGACGATGAAAGCTGCTGTCGGGTGTTTGTTGGCTGTTTTGGGGCTCGTGGGACTGGTTGTCTTCTGGGTCTTCGGGGCCTACAACGGATTGGTGGGAGCCGAAGAGCGCGTCACCACCGCGTGGGCACAGGTCGAGACTGCGTACCAGCGCCGGGCCGATCTGATTCCCAATCTGGTGGCGACCGTCAAGGGCGCGGCGGACTTCGAACAGGAGACGCTGAATCAGGTGATCGCAGCCCGGTCCAAAGCGACGCAGGTTGGTATCGAGGCTACTCCCGACCTGCTCAACAACCCGGATGCATTCGCGCGTTTTCAGCAGGCTCAGGACGGTCTGTCGTCGGCTCTCAGTCGGCTTCTGGTGGTGGTCGAGCGCTATCCCGAGCTCAAGGCGGTAGCCGCCTTTCAGGACCTGATGGTTCAGCTCGAGGGCACCGAGAACCGGATCTCGGTCGAGCGGAACCGCTTCAACGAAGCGGCTCGGGCCTACAACACGCGGATTCGCCGGGTACCGACGGCGTGGTTCATCGACCTACTCGGCTGGCCCTTCGAGGCCAAGAGCTACTTCGCCTCGCAGCCGGGTGCCGAAGAAGCGCCGGCAGTGGACTTTCAGTCGGAGTAGGGCCGCTTCGGTCCAACCGCGCACCTCGATGCTCGAAATTTCCGGCCACGGCTTGACCCTCGAGGCTTTTGATCGCGTCACGGTGGGCGGTGAGACTGTCGCTCTCGCGGACTCGGCGCGGGAGCGGGTGAGACGGGGGCGAGGTGCGATCGAGGAGATCCTGGCTCAGGACAAGCCGGTCTACGGCGTCAATACCGGCTTCGGTCTGCTGGCGGACCACCGGATCAGCAACGACCAACTTGCGGACCTCCAGCGGCGACTGCTGCTGAGCCACGCCGCCGGAGCCGGGCGAGCGCTTCGGCCGGGCAGCGTCCGCGGCATGCTCCTCCTGAGGGCCAACACGCTCGCTCAGGGGCACTCCGGAGTGCGCTCGCGGATCATCGACAGGCTGCTCGACTTCCTGAACCTGGGCCTGCTTCCGGTCGTTCCGAGCCGCGGTTCGGTGGGAGCCTCCGGGGATCTCGCACCCCTGGCTCACCTGGCTCTGCCGGTGATCGGCGCGGGCTCGCTCACGGTCGAAGGAGTCGAGAGACCCGCCGCCGAGGCCCTGCTCGAGGCCGGTCTCGAACCGCTGACGCTCGAGGCCAAGGAGGGGTTGGCGCTCATCAACGGAACCCAAGCCATGACGGCGCTCGTGGCGCGTGGCGCTCTCTCTGCTCGGCGCCAGGCCAAGATCGCGGATCTGGTCGGGGCGCTCTCGACCGACGCCATTCGGGGCACGGACGCCGGCTTCGACGCGCGCGTACACAGGCTGCGACCGCATCCTGGGCAAGAGACGAG from bacterium carries:
- a CDS encoding LemA family protein codes for the protein MKAAVGCLLAVLGLVGLVVFWVFGAYNGLVGAEERVTTAWAQVETAYQRRADLIPNLVATVKGAADFEQETLNQVIAARSKATQVGIEATPDLLNNPDAFARFQQAQDGLSSALSRLLVVVERYPELKAVAAFQDLMVQLEGTENRISVERNRFNEAARAYNTRIRRVPTAWFIDLLGWPFEAKSYFASQPGAEEAPAVDFQSE
- a CDS encoding YifB family Mg chelatase-like AAA ATPase gives rise to the protein MLARATAATPWGIEARPVDVEVDVQNGLPQIQIVGLPDTAVRESRERVRAAIKNCGFPLPPRSIVVNLAPADIRKAGNHLDLAIALSLLTALEQLPPESLEGRLFCGELGLDGGVRSIRGGLAIADLGRELEARELILPTANAGEAAALDALPVIGVDSLTETLEHLLGIRRVRATRGTRGFSGNGGSASESGIDLSDVRGQETAKRCLEIAAGGGHNLLFIGPPGAGKTMLARCLPALLPPLSLVEATELTKIVSMVSDRPPSGLVGLRPFRSPHTGTSTAAMIGGGSLPKPGEVSLAHTGVLFLDELPEFKRDALEALRQPLEGGSVTVVRMRARLSFPARFALLAAMNPCPCGHHGDRRNECYCSPLQVENYRRRVSGPLLDRIDLHVEVPAVELKDLRSPGGETSETVAARVLEARSRQQRRLEGSLAVPCNANMGNANLRAHCQLDSSAQTLLDSAFERLGLSARALTRILKVARTIADLSGGDQIGPAHVAEAIQYRSLDRRLCH